A single genomic interval of Pseudomonadota bacterium harbors:
- a CDS encoding secondary thiamine-phosphate synthase enzyme YjbQ: MKSYRKELWFQIPSRRGLVNITPQVEQCLRESGIREGLLLCNAMHITASVFINDDESGLHHDYEVWLEKLAPHEPVSQYRHNGHEDNADAHLKRQIMGREVVVAITDGQLDFGTWEQIFYGEFDGRRKKRVLVKIIGE, translated from the coding sequence ATGAAAAGCTATCGCAAGGAATTATGGTTCCAGATCCCGTCTCGAAGAGGGCTGGTCAACATCACTCCGCAAGTTGAACAATGCCTGCGGGAAAGCGGCATCAGAGAAGGCCTCCTGCTCTGCAATGCCATGCACATCACAGCCTCGGTCTTTATTAACGATGACGAATCAGGGCTGCATCACGATTATGAAGTATGGCTCGAAAAACTGGCCCCGCATGAACCTGTCTCCCAGTATCGACACAACGGTCATGAAGACAACGCCGACGCCCACCTCAAACGTCAGATCATGGGTCGGGAAGTGGTTGTAGCCATCACCGACGGGCAGCTTGATTTCGGAACCTGGGAGCAGATTTTTTATGGAGAATTTGATGGCCGGAGAAAAAAACGGGTCCTGGTTAAAATCATTGGTGAATAA